In one Arachis duranensis cultivar V14167 chromosome 9, aradu.V14167.gnm2.J7QH, whole genome shotgun sequence genomic region, the following are encoded:
- the LOC107467969 gene encoding agglutinin-2 encodes MASPHLLSLLSAITIFLTLLSRAHSQDNFTEFTFSKFDSTNIKSLIFQGDAKLSSNYIQLTKTNATNGNPLKNSVGRVIHSSLIHLWNSKQNPPQFSTIETTFKIRLTSPTREIAGDGLTFFIAPASITKTPIPNDSDGGYFGLFGNNTLPTTVDYPDSPNPIIFVEFDNYVDGRWDPTYKHIGINVNTTRSRAAIPWDRKSGEILTVTIQYNPFNKLLYCSASYGSDYPYEVCSSVELKHMPEYVRVGFSASTGDSAVENHDLISWSFSSWLHNVSALTTTAQVNQPLQAPEATHASLFSA; translated from the coding sequence ATGGCTTCTCCCcaccttctctctctcctttccgCCATAACCATCTTCCTCACACTCCTCTCCAGGGCACACTCACAAGACAACTTCACGGAGTTCACCTTCTCCAAGTTCGACTCCACGAACATTAAAAGCCTCATCTTCCAGGGCGATGCAAAGCTCTCATCAAACTACATCCAACTCACCAAAACAAACGCCACCAACGGCAACCCTCTCAAGAACAGCGTCGGAAGAGTCATCCACTCCTCCCTCATTCATCTCTGGAACAGCAAGCAAAACCCTCCTCAATTCTCCACCATCGAAACCACCTTCAAGATCCGCCTCACTTCCCCCACAAGGGAGATCGCCGGCGACGGCCTCACCTTCTTCATTGCCCCCGCCAGCATCACCAAGACCCCCATTCCCAACGACTCCGACGGCGGTTACTTCGGCCTTTTCGGCAACAACACCTTGCCTACAACCGTTGACTATCCAGACAGTCCTAACCCTATCATCTTCGTGGAGTTTGATAACTACGTCGATGGAAGGTGGGACCCTACTTACAAGCACATCGGAATCAACGTCAACACCACTAGATCTAGGGCTGCGATTCCATGGGATAGAAAAAGCGGTGAGATTCTCACTGTAACAATTCAGTACAACCCTTTCAACAAGTTACTCTATTGTTCTGCTTCTTACGGAAGTGACTATCCTTATGAGGTGTGTTCTTCCGTGGAATTAAAACATATGCCGGAGTATGTGAGAGTAGGGTTCTCCGCCTCCACCGGCGACAGCGCCGTCGAGAACCACGACCTCATCTCGTGGAGCTTCAGTTCTTGGTTGCACAATGTCTCTGCCTTGACCACCACTGCCCAAGTCAACCAACCTCTACAAGCTCCAGAGGCTACACATGCTTCACTTTTCTCAGCTTGA